The genomic segment TTGCAGGCCAAGCCTGAACAATGGACGGACGAGCAATGGCAAGCGATTATCCAGCGCGGGAATAATCTCCTGGTGGCAGCGGCGGCAGGCTCTGGGAAAACCTCCGTCCTGGTTGAGCGGATTATCCGACGCATCATGGACGAGAAGGACCCGGTTGGAGTCGATCAGCTGTTGGTGGTGACCTTTACCAATGCGGCAGCGGCAGAGATGCGTCACCGGATTGGCGATGCATTGCGAAAGGCATTGAAAGATGACCCGCACTCTTCTCACCTGCGAAGACAACTGGCACTGCTCCAGCGGGCGACGATTACGACACTTCACTCGTTCTGCTTGGGTATTTTGCGCCAGTATTACTATCTGATTGAACTCGATCCTGATTTTCGCATAGCCGACCAGATGGAAGGGGAGCTTTTGCGGCAGGATGTCTTGGAGGAACAGCTGGAGAGCTGGTACGAAAACGACGCTGATTTTCATGCATTAGCTGATGTGATGCTGGACGGTCAGGACGATCATGCCCTCACCCTACTGCTGCTCAGGCTGTATGAGTTTTCGCGCAGTCATCCGGCACCAGAACAATGGCTCGGAGAAGCGGCCGGAATGTTTGCGGTTCACGATAAAAACGGTTTGGACGGGCTGGAGTGGACCAGAAGCGTGCTGCGTTCTGTGGAGCTGGCACTCGGTGGAATGACGGCTAAGATGCGCAGGGCAGTTCTTTTGGCGGGCTCACCGGAAGGGCCTGCTGGCTATTTGCCTTTGCTTGAGGCGGAAGCAGCTGCCCTGCAGCGTGCAGGAGCGGCTTGCAGAGATGGTTGGGAAGCGACCGTCGAAGCTGTTCGGGGGGTTGTATTTGCCAAGCTGCCTCCAGTGAAAGGCACAGATCCGCTCGTGAAGGAACAGGTGCAGGACCTGCGAAACAGCGTGAAAAAGGAACTGGCAGAGCAAATCGAGCAATACTTTTCTACGACAGCCGAGCAGTACGTCGCAGATTTGCAGCGGATTGCTCCTCACATGCAGACATTGGCAAGACTGGTGACAGCATTTTCGGATGCTTTTCAATTGGAGAAGCGCTCGCGCGGCTTAGTCGATTTTGGCGACTTGGAGCATCTGGCTCTGCGCATTCTAACCGAAACGAATGAGTCCGGGGAGACTGTTCCTTCGTCTATCTCAACCCAATTGCGTGAACAGTTCGCTGAAGTGTTAGTAGACGAATATCAGGATATTAACCTCGTGCAGGAGACAATCTTGCAAATGGTTTCCCGAGACGGGATGAATGGTCAGCCAGCGAATCGCTTCATGGTGGGTGATGTGAAGCAGAGTATTTATCGGTTCCGTTTGGCAGAGCCAAAGCTGTTTCTCGAAAAATATGTGACCTATCAACAAGATGGGGATGCTGACGAAACGTGCATCGGTCGGCGTATCGATCTGGCGGCGAACTTCCGCAGTAGAAGGGAAGTCGTAGATGCCGTTAACTTTTTGTTTCGTCAGATCATGTCTCACGGGGTAGGTGAGATCGGTTATGATTCTTCGGCGGAGCTGATCAACCGTGCGTCTTATCCAGAAGCACAGCCGAACCGTTTGCAGGCAGAGATGCATTTGATCGACCGGAATACAGCGATAGCAGAAGAAGGTCAGGCAGTAGTTGCAGAGGGGACAGATGAGGGCGAAGCAGGTATTCCCGAGGGAGAGTCCGCAGAGGAAGCGAGTGTTGCACAGCTGGAAGCTCGACTAATCGCCAGCCGTATTCGTCGCTGGATGGAGCCCGGCGAGGGAGAAGAGCCACTGCTCGTTTTCGATAAAAAGGCTGGGGGAATGCGCCCGCTGGCCTATCGCGATATCGTTATTTTGCTTCGTGCGACCTCAGGCTGGGGGCAAACGATGCAAGAAGAGCTGCACGCGGCAGGAATTCCCGTGTATGCCGAGCAGACTGCGGGTTATTTCGCGGCGACAGAGGTAGAAACGATGCTTTCCCTGCTGCGTGTCATTGACAACCCGCTCCAAGACATTCCACTGGCAGCTGTATTGCGGTCTCCCATCGTCGGCTTGCGGGAGGAGCAGCTTGCTCAAATCCGCATTCACTACGCGACAGGGCCGTTTCACCAAGCTGTTCTCCAATATGCAGAAGAACGCCCGCCCCAAGAGTCGTGGGAGAGAAGGCTGCGACAGTTTTTTGGCCGATTGGATCTATGGCGGACAGAGGCTCGCAGAGGTGCTTTATCGGAACTGCTGACGTTGCTGTACCGGGAGACAGGTTATCTCGATTATGTGGCGGCTCTGGAAAACGGTCAGCAGCGACAGGCCAACTTGCGTGCGCTCTATGATCGCGCAAGACAATACGAAGCTGGTTCCTATCGTGGCTTGTTCCGCTTTTTGCGTTTTGTCGACCGTCTGCAAGAAGCGGGCAATGATATGGGCGAAGCAAGAACCATCGGGGAAAACGAGGATGTCGTACGCATCATGACGATCCACAAAAGTAAGGGGCTCGAGTTCCCGGTTGTTTTTGTGGCGGGTATGGGCAAGCAGTTTAATACGATGGATTTGAAAAGCCAGTTTTTGCTGCATAAAGATTTGGGCTTTGGCCCGATGGCTGTTGAGCCCTCCTTGCAACTGCGCTATCCGAGTCTGGCTGCGCTGGGCATCCGGCAAAAGCTGCGTCGGGATATGCTGGCAGAGGAAATGCGTGTGCTTTATGTGGCTTTGACGCGTGCACGCGAGAAGCTCATTCTTGTCGGTTCATCCAAGGATCTCGCAAAAAGTGTAACAGACTGGGGCAGACAGGATGACAACGAGCGGCTCAGTGACGAAGACTTGATTCAGGCAAAGGGATACCTGGACTGGGTGGGGCGTGCGATGTTGCGACATCCTGGTGCGGGATTGCTGCGGGCATATCCAGAGCAACAAGGCTCAGGAGAAGTCGTGAGAGTCAGAAGTGTGCCGGATGATTCGGTTTGGTCGTTTCACTTCTATCAGGCAGATGAGCTCCGTGCCCAAGGAGAGTCAACCAACGACGATGCGTCTCTGTGGGAGCGAATGACCAGACGAGAGGCGATCGCGGAACGACCGTCTGATGACACTTTGCGAGAGATTGTCGACAAGAGATTAGGATGGCAGGACCCGCATCCAATTGCGCCACGCGTAGCTGCGAAATGGAGCGTCAGCGAACTAAAGCGACATGCAAAAGTTAGCAAAGGCGGACAGCCACTCACGCTGCCGTCCATTACGGAAAAGCCAAAGTTTTTGTCTGAGCAAAAATCCAATCGACTGACAGCAGCAGAAAAAGGAACCATCACGCACTTAGTGTTCCAGCATCTCGATTTGAAACGTCCGCTGGATGAAGCGGATATTCGGGAGCAGGTGGCGGCACTCGCGGCACGCCGCTTTTTGACTGACGAGCAGGTACAAGCAGTAGATGTTCCCCAGATCGCCCGATTCTTCGCTGATCCTTTGGGGCAGCGAATGAAGTCGGCGGCGGTCGTGCATCGTGAACTGCCATTTACCCTCGTGATTCCTGCTTATGAAATAGAAGCGGAGTTAGGTGAAGAGAGCGACGAGCAGGTTGTCGTCCAAGGGGTCATTGATTGCCTGTTGGAGGAGCAGGATGGAAGCCTCGTCCTGATCGATTTCAAGACAGATTGGATGGCAAAAGAGGCGACTGCCGCAGCCATCGAAGAGATGAAAAGAAGATACGAAGGCCAGATCAGGCTATATGTCCGGGCAATCAAGCAGATCATCAAGCCAAAAGGGAACGTGTCTAGTTATCTTTATTTGCTCTCAGGTGGATTCTCTCTTTCGTTTTCGGATGAAAGTATGGATTAGTATGTTAGACCGTCAGGGCAATAGCTCTGGCGGTCTTTTTGTTTATTAGAGCTGCTGTGGTGGGGGAAGAAGCGCATTTCCAGTCTTCGCTTCGGCCTACGCCCTGCAAGGGGGAATTGACTGTCCGCTCCGGAATAAATGGCGGGAGCGCTTCAAACGTAGAAGTTTCGAGGAGGTAGTTCATAAGTGAAGCTGAAATTCCCCGCCATTTTTTCCTGCGCTGAGGTGGGCTCCAGAGGCGCTTGGACTGGAAATACGCTTCTTCCCACGCGGCTTTTGGTTAAAAGAATTCAAGGAAGCTGCTTTGAACTGTCCCTCATTATGTTTTAAGAGCCAGAAGAGGATCAAAGCTATACGAAAGCACTGTCACATGTTTGGAAGGAGACCGCCCGAACGAAGAGAGGATACAGGCGACTGGAAAACATGTGGCAGGGCTTCTCCCGACCACTACTGTTAGAAGACCACCACTAAAAATCTCACATAATAGAACGTATGTGCTATTATTAGTTAGAATTTTCCTACTCATCTACTCAAATAGATAAGGAGTGAACTCGATGAAGATGCTTTTCCAATATAACTGGCAGGTACGGGACGAGTGGATGGAATGGTGTAAGCGGCTCACACCAGAAGAATTGCTGCGAGAGCGCACAGGTGGGGCTGGCACGATTTTGTATACGTTGTTTCACATTGCTGATGTTGAGTATAGCTGGCTTCGGGGCGTACAAGGAAAACCGGATATTCAGGTGGCATACGAAACGCAGAAGTCTCTGGAAAAGGTAAACGCACTGTCACATGCCTGGCGCGTAGAGTTGCGAGATTTCATCGAGAATTGGTCAGACGAGATGGAGAACGAATCAGTAAAGGTAGCCTGGGATGATGAAGTGTACACGAAGGGAGAGTTGCTGCGCCATGTCATCGCCCACGAGATTCATCACATGGGACAGTTGTCCATTTGGGCGAGAGAGCTCGGGATTGCGCCTGTTTCCGCCAATGTCATTGGGCGCGGATTAGCGCGCAGGTAGCCCTGACAAAATCCGATCCAAGCTGCGCCTGTGCATAATTTTCCTCTTAACGGATCATACTCCAACTGTTTTCAATCACGGTTGGAAGTGAATGACCCGCTTGGGAGGTCGCACATGATGTCATGGAAAAATCAATTGCTGCGGAAAAAGTCAGTTGCGAAAATGCTGGAGCAGGTGGATAAAAACGAAAGCTCTCTCAAAAAGTCATTGGGTGCTTTTGACCTGACAATGCTGGGCATCGGCGCAATCATGGGAACAGGGATTTTTGTGTTAACAGGAGTTGCAGTTGCCTTGCACGCTGGACCGGCACTTGTTTTGTCTTTTGTTATTGCGGCACTTGCCTGTGTGTTTGCCGCACTCTGCTATGCGGAATTTGCATCGACTGTTCCGGTGTCGGGAAGCGCTTATACATACAGCTATGCGGCATTTGGCGAATTTGTCGCCTGGATGATCGGGTGGGACTTGATCCTCGAATACGGAGTGGCTTGCGCTGCGGTGGCAAGCGGATGGTCGGGGTATGCCCAAGGATTGCTAGCCGGGTTTAACATCCACCTGCCGCATGCGCTCACCAGTGCGTTTGATGCATCGAAAGGAACGATCGTCGATTTACCTGCGGTCCTCATCATTGTCATCATTACAGCTTTGTTGATGAAGGGAACGAGAGAGTCTGCGAGCTTGAATACCATTATGGTGTTAATAAAAGTAGCGGTAGTTGTCCTGTTCCTCGTCGTTGGCGTCATGTATGTCAAGCCGGAAAACTGGAATCCATTCATGCCGTTTGGTTTTGCGGGAGTAGCAACTGGTGCCGCAACGGTGTTTTTTGCTTTTATCGGATTTGATGCGGTGTCTTCTGCGGCCGAAGAAGTGCGCAATCCCCAGCGCGACATGCCAATCGGGATCATCTCTTCCTTACTCGTGTGCACGATTTTGTACATTGCTGTCTCACTGACATTGACAGGGATTGTTCCGTACAAATTGTTGAATGTCAAAAATCCGGTCGCGTTTGCGCTCAGCTATGTCAATCAGGACTGGGTAGCAGGCTTCATTTCGCTGGGAGCCATTGTCGGGATCACGACCGTTTTGTTAGTCATGATGTATGGACAAGCCCGGATGTTTTTTGCGATGAGTCGAGATGGCTTGCTCCCCGAGCTTTTCTCGCACGTACATCCCCGCACACAGGTACCACAAAAGAGCACGCTCGTCGTGGCAGCCTTAGTAGCAACCTTCGGCGGATTATTGCCCCTCTCCAGCTTGGCCCAGCTCACCAACATCGGAACGCTGTTTGCATTTATTTTGGTCTCGATTGGACTGGTTGTACTGCGCCGTACTCATCCGCAATTACCGCGTGCTTTTCGCGTTCCATTTGTTCCGCTTGTTCCCTTGCTCTCGGTCCTCTTTTGCGGATATCTCGTTTTCAACCTGCCTACGCTGACAAAGGTCGGTTTTCTCGGTTGGCTGTCGGCCGGAGCGATCGTCTATTTCCTTTATGGGCGCAAACACAGTCGATTGGCAACAAAAGACGATTCCTCCCAAACATAAATGGCAGGTTAATCCGTTTAGGCATGTTCTACTGAGCATGTCTTTGTTTGCTATCTGACAAAGCGATCCAATTCGTGGTAGAGTAAAAGCAATTAAAACGACGAAGGAGGGCAGGCTATGAAGCGAAAACGAGCAGATCGACCTGGTTGGAGACGCGTGAAGCGATTGGGCTACCAGCAAAAATGGGTAGAATCTTTATCTTTCTCTGGGTACACTGTCCGTCTGACTCTGGACGAAGTAAGTGAGCCTGCCTACATGCCTGTCGGGGAGAAAACGCTGTGTGTGGGTGATCGAGGATATGTTTACTTGCAGTATTTTCCCAATGGTCAAGCTTATGCCGTTACGAAAATGATGGATGAGCTGGGGAATACCGTGCAATGGTATATCGATATTTGCCGGGGACATGGCAAAGATGAGGACGGGCATATCTGGTATGACGATTTGTACCTCGACATCGTGGTACTGCCGACAGGAGAAGTATACCTGCTTGATCAGGATGAACTCGACGAGGCGCTGATAAAAGGAGCTATCACGAAAGAGGATCACCAGTTTGCCACAAAGACGGCTGATGGCATGCTACAGGATATTTTAGCGGGGAAACGCGATGCCTTTGACTTTCCCAATTTCTTTGCATAGAATGGTGAAGAGTTTTCCATAGTGAAAAAAAGGAGGGGATGGGAATGGATAACAAGGGCGGGAAGTTCCCATTCTACTCTTTTTGCTTCGAAGAACGAAGGCGATGTTTGCTTTCGTTCTTTTTTTGTTGAACGGTATCCATTCCAAAGAAAAGAACGTAGGGGGAGGCGCCATGCGGTATAAACGAGTCCTGGTCAAGTTAAGCGGTGGAGCGGTAGCCAAGGAAAACGGGTTTGGCTTTGATCCTGTGCAGCTGGAGCATATCGCGGGGGAGATTCTGGCTCTACTGGATATGGGCGTAGAAGTAGCCATCGTGATCGGCGGGGGCAATATTTTTCGCGGAAACATGGCCGATCAATGGGGAATCGAGCGGGTGGAGGCGGACAACATCGGTACATTGGCTACCGTCATCAACAGCTTGATGCTGCGCGGAGTTTTGAAGGCCCGTGTAAACAGGGAAGTCAGAGTGATGACTGCCGTTCCGATCAATGCAGTCGCCGAGCCGTACATTCGTCTGCGGGCCGTTCATCATTTGGAAAAGGGGCATGTGGTCATCTTCGCTGGGGGAAATGGTCAACCGTATGTGACCACTGACTATCCCGCTGTTCAGCGGGCGCTCGAGGTAGGCACGGACGCCCTTTTGGTCGCAAAGCACGGCGTAGATGGCGTGTACACGGCCGATCCGCGCAAGGATTCTACCGCGAAGCAGTATGTAGAGGTTTCTTTTGACGAGGTGGTCAGAAGAGATTTGCGTGTCATGGATCAGGCCGCGATGATTTTGGCCAGAGACCATCAATTGCCGCTGCACGTGTTTAACTTTGACCAGCCGGGAGCCATGGCGCGGATTTGTCGAGGGGAGCAGGTAGGTACGTACATTAGCACAGAGCTTGCGGCACTGTATAAGTAGTAGGCAAAGGTTGGTGCGTTTACGTTTGTAAAGCGAGACAGCGGCAGCCTAGGACGAGAAAATAAGTCCTGGACTGCCGCGGATCATTACATCTCACCTGGCGTTTTCTGTCCGATGGGGGGGATATTCCGAAGCTTGATCACGGTGAGTATGGCGATAGCGATCATGAGCCCGCCGCTAACGGCCACAACAGCATGCATGCCGTCGGTAAAGGCTATCTGGGCGCCATGAAGAAGGGTTGAACCAATAGGTTCGGGTAAAGCTTTAGCCGCCGAGACTGCCCCAGCCAGACTTTCGCGGGCGGCTCCGGATGTTAACGTCGTAACATCTCTCGGTATGAAGCGGGCAATTTGAGTGCGGTACACGTATGTTCCGATGCTGCCTAATACAGCGATACCAAGCGCGAATGCGAATTCACCGCTCGTCTGCAGCAAGGACGCCGCCGAACCCGCTTTCGCCGGCGGGGCCGAGCCGATGATTAGATCGCTGGACAAGCTCGCAAACGGGGCTGCTCCCACATTAAAAAAGATATAACCGACGATCAGGGTAGAGAGCCCGGATCCCGCCTCTACCTGGGACAGTAGAATACAACCAGTCGCTGATATGGCAAGACCTGCTCCGATCAGGAGCGACGGTCGGACCCGCCGAGCGATGATCGGCGACAAAAACATGCCCGCCATCGACGCAACCACTCCCGGGAGCATGCACATCGCTGCCGCAAGCGGCGATAGTCCTTCCACGAATTGAAGATGCTGTGCAATGAAGAGCATGGAAGCGCCTGTCAAAGTGATGCCGAACATGCCGCCCAGTGCCGTGCGGAAGGCGGGGTTTGCGAATAGGCGCAAGTCCATAAGCGGACTGTCCAACCGTTGCTGCCGTCTTACGAATAACGTCCCGAAAACAGCTCCAGCCGCGATGGCAATGAGCGGCAAAGTCTGTAAACCTTGCTTAGCGATTTCCTTTAGGCCGTATATTGCCGGTAGAATGGTGCACATCGACAGCATGACGCTAGTCATATCCAAATGACCAGGTGCGGGATCCCGATATTCGGGCAGAAGATGGGACGCAGTCAACAACAGCAGCGCCATGACTGGAACGCCGAGTAGAAAAATCGAACCCCATGAAAAATGCTCCAGCATCATCCCGCCGACCACTGGGCCAAGCGCCATGCCTCCCATGGAGCACATGAACCATATGCCTATGGCAAGGGAACGCTGCTTATGATCGCGGAACATATTGCTGATTAAAGCCAGGGACGAAGGCGATACCGTCGCCCCGGCTATGCCGAGCAGTGCCCGTGCTGCAATCAGCATTCCAGAGGTGCTGGAATAAGCGGCCAACACCGAAGCCAAACCGAATGCCGCTGCGCCGAACATCAGCAGCTTACGGCGGCCGATCCGATCTCCGAGCGAGCCCATCGTGATCAGAAACCCCGCGAGCATGAAGCCGTATATGTCCATGATCCAGAGCTGTTCTGTACTGTCAGCGCCGATAGAGACGCTTATGTGAGGAAGGGCAAGAATCATGACGGACAAGTCTATCGAAACGAGCAGTGCAGGCAATGAAAGCACGGCAAGTCCAATCCATTCGTTCAAACCGGCCCGTTTACTCGATGCAAGCGCAGCATCTTTCATTGGCCGTCCAGAACCTCTCCGAGTCGATCCAACATCACCTTTGTTCCGTGCTCACGCTGTTCAGGCGTATCGAGACCGTCCAGAAAAACGCCCTGCTCGGTATAGATCAAGCGCGTGCCGCCATCCACAGAATCGAATTCCACCGTCGTCACGGATACAGACATCCGCTTGTCTTCCATATCCAGCGTGTAGGAGTATACAATTCGCCTATTCTCAACGATTTCCTGATAGCAGGCATCGAATATGAAAACGGGTCCCCCAGGCGGACCACCGCGATTGAATTCGCGGCCGCCGACGCGGAAGTCGAACTCGTCGGCTTTAGGAAACCAACTGGCTTTGGCAGCTTGACCCGCCCATGCAGCGAATACACGGGCAGGGGAATGCTTATAGTTTCTTTCGATGACAAATGTGGAATGCTTGGCAGATCTTTCACTCATAGTCGAAACCTCCTTGTCCGGGTTCTTCCGGATGCTCATCTAAATATTCACCAAGTCGGTCGAGGTGGCGATCCATACTCGATTTTCTCTCGGCGAAAAACTTCTCATGATTCATTCTCATCGTCCGTATGATGTTCATGAAATGCTCAACGGTAAACGGTTCATTCCTTTGCATCCGACTCGATACATTTTCAAGCTCGTGCAAGAGTTTCTGCTGCATGCGGATACTTTCTTTCAGGCTGTCTATTTGAATGGTAACAATGTCTGACAGGCTGAGTTGGTCTCCGGTCATAACGGCTTTAATCTGCTCCAGCGATAACCCCAACTCCTTTAAGGACAAAATTTGCTGTAGGCGTGAAATGTCCTTTTCGGTGTAGAGTCTGTATCCGGATGGCGAATAGCCGGATGGAGAAAACAAGCCTATCTGATCGTAAAAACGTAAAGTTCGTATCGTAATTCCTGCCATTTTCGCAAGTTCTCCGACTTTCCAATGTCGTTTCATGATCAGCCCCTTTCTTGATCGCTAGCTAGCGTTTCACCGGTAATTTCACTATAAAC from the Brevibacillus brevis genome contains:
- a CDS encoding amino acid permease; the protein is MSWKNQLLRKKSVAKMLEQVDKNESSLKKSLGAFDLTMLGIGAIMGTGIFVLTGVAVALHAGPALVLSFVIAALACVFAALCYAEFASTVPVSGSAYTYSYAAFGEFVAWMIGWDLILEYGVACAAVASGWSGYAQGLLAGFNIHLPHALTSAFDASKGTIVDLPAVLIIVIITALLMKGTRESASLNTIMVLIKVAVVVLFLVVGVMYVKPENWNPFMPFGFAGVATGAATVFFAFIGFDAVSSAAEEVRNPQRDMPIGIISSLLVCTILYIAVSLTLTGIVPYKLLNVKNPVAFALSYVNQDWVAGFISLGAIVGITTVLLVMMYGQARMFFAMSRDGLLPELFSHVHPRTQVPQKSTLVVAALVATFGGLLPLSSLAQLTNIGTLFAFILVSIGLVVLRRTHPQLPRAFRVPFVPLVPLLSVLFCGYLVFNLPTLTKVGFLGWLSAGAIVYFLYGRKHSRLATKDDSSQT
- a CDS encoding MFS transporter, whose translation is MKDAALASSKRAGLNEWIGLAVLSLPALLVSIDLSVMILALPHISVSIGADSTEQLWIMDIYGFMLAGFLITMGSLGDRIGRRKLLMFGAAAFGLASVLAAYSSTSGMLIAARALLGIAGATVSPSSLALISNMFRDHKQRSLAIGIWFMCSMGGMALGPVVGGMMLEHFSWGSIFLLGVPVMALLLLTASHLLPEYRDPAPGHLDMTSVMLSMCTILPAIYGLKEIAKQGLQTLPLIAIAAGAVFGTLFVRRQQRLDSPLMDLRLFANPAFRTALGGMFGITLTGASMLFIAQHLQFVEGLSPLAAAMCMLPGVVASMAGMFLSPIIARRVRPSLLIGAGLAISATGCILLSQVEAGSGLSTLIVGYIFFNVGAAPFASLSSDLIIGSAPPAKAGSAASLLQTSGEFAFALGIAVLGSIGTYVYRTQIARFIPRDVTTLTSGAARESLAGAVSAAKALPEPIGSTLLHGAQIAFTDGMHAVVAVSGGLMIAIAILTVIKLRNIPPIGQKTPGEM
- the pyrH gene encoding UMP kinase; translation: MRYKRVLVKLSGGAVAKENGFGFDPVQLEHIAGEILALLDMGVEVAIVIGGGNIFRGNMADQWGIERVEADNIGTLATVINSLMLRGVLKARVNREVRVMTAVPINAVAEPYIRLRAVHHLEKGHVVIFAGGNGQPYVTTDYPAVQRALEVGTDALLVAKHGVDGVYTADPRKDSTAKQYVEVSFDEVVRRDLRVMDQAAMILARDHQLPLHVFNFDQPGAMARICRGEQVGTYISTELAALYK
- the addA gene encoding helicase-exonuclease AddAB subunit AddA, giving the protein MADQQLQAKPEQWTDEQWQAIIQRGNNLLVAAAAGSGKTSVLVERIIRRIMDEKDPVGVDQLLVVTFTNAAAAEMRHRIGDALRKALKDDPHSSHLRRQLALLQRATITTLHSFCLGILRQYYYLIELDPDFRIADQMEGELLRQDVLEEQLESWYENDADFHALADVMLDGQDDHALTLLLLRLYEFSRSHPAPEQWLGEAAGMFAVHDKNGLDGLEWTRSVLRSVELALGGMTAKMRRAVLLAGSPEGPAGYLPLLEAEAAALQRAGAACRDGWEATVEAVRGVVFAKLPPVKGTDPLVKEQVQDLRNSVKKELAEQIEQYFSTTAEQYVADLQRIAPHMQTLARLVTAFSDAFQLEKRSRGLVDFGDLEHLALRILTETNESGETVPSSISTQLREQFAEVLVDEYQDINLVQETILQMVSRDGMNGQPANRFMVGDVKQSIYRFRLAEPKLFLEKYVTYQQDGDADETCIGRRIDLAANFRSRREVVDAVNFLFRQIMSHGVGEIGYDSSAELINRASYPEAQPNRLQAEMHLIDRNTAIAEEGQAVVAEGTDEGEAGIPEGESAEEASVAQLEARLIASRIRRWMEPGEGEEPLLVFDKKAGGMRPLAYRDIVILLRATSGWGQTMQEELHAAGIPVYAEQTAGYFAATEVETMLSLLRVIDNPLQDIPLAAVLRSPIVGLREEQLAQIRIHYATGPFHQAVLQYAEERPPQESWERRLRQFFGRLDLWRTEARRGALSELLTLLYRETGYLDYVAALENGQQRQANLRALYDRARQYEAGSYRGLFRFLRFVDRLQEAGNDMGEARTIGENEDVVRIMTIHKSKGLEFPVVFVAGMGKQFNTMDLKSQFLLHKDLGFGPMAVEPSLQLRYPSLAALGIRQKLRRDMLAEEMRVLYVALTRAREKLILVGSSKDLAKSVTDWGRQDDNERLSDEDLIQAKGYLDWVGRAMLRHPGAGLLRAYPEQQGSGEVVRVRSVPDDSVWSFHFYQADELRAQGESTNDDASLWERMTRREAIAERPSDDTLREIVDKRLGWQDPHPIAPRVAAKWSVSELKRHAKVSKGGQPLTLPSITEKPKFLSEQKSNRLTAAEKGTITHLVFQHLDLKRPLDEADIREQVAALAARRFLTDEQVQAVDVPQIARFFADPLGQRMKSAAVVHRELPFTLVIPAYEIEAELGEESDEQVVVQGVIDCLLEEQDGSLVLIDFKTDWMAKEATAAAIEEMKRRYEGQIRLYVRAIKQIIKPKGNVSSYLYLLSGGFSLSFSDESMD
- a CDS encoding DUF402 domain-containing protein translates to MKRKRADRPGWRRVKRLGYQQKWVESLSFSGYTVRLTLDEVSEPAYMPVGEKTLCVGDRGYVYLQYFPNGQAYAVTKMMDELGNTVQWYIDICRGHGKDEDGHIWYDDLYLDIVVLPTGEVYLLDQDELDEALIKGAITKEDHQFATKTADGMLQDILAGKRDAFDFPNFFA
- a CDS encoding SRPBCC family protein, whose product is MSERSAKHSTFVIERNYKHSPARVFAAWAGQAAKASWFPKADEFDFRVGGREFNRGGPPGGPVFIFDACYQEIVENRRIVYSYTLDMEDKRMSVSVTTVEFDSVDGGTRLIYTEQGVFLDGLDTPEQREHGTKVMLDRLGEVLDGQ
- a CDS encoding MerR family transcriptional regulator, with product MKRHWKVGELAKMAGITIRTLRFYDQIGLFSPSGYSPSGYRLYTEKDISRLQQILSLKELGLSLEQIKAVMTGDQLSLSDIVTIQIDSLKESIRMQQKLLHELENVSSRMQRNEPFTVEHFMNIIRTMRMNHEKFFAERKSSMDRHLDRLGEYLDEHPEEPGQGGFDYE
- a CDS encoding DinB family protein, whose protein sequence is MKMLFQYNWQVRDEWMEWCKRLTPEELLRERTGGAGTILYTLFHIADVEYSWLRGVQGKPDIQVAYETQKSLEKVNALSHAWRVELRDFIENWSDEMENESVKVAWDDEVYTKGELLRHVIAHEIHHMGQLSIWARELGIAPVSANVIGRGLARR